One genomic region from Cetobacterium sp. 8H encodes:
- a CDS encoding CoB--CoM heterodisulfide reductase iron-sulfur subunit B family protein has protein sequence MKYSYYPGCTLKTKAKDLEEHALAAAESLGISLEEIENWQCCGGVYPQSDGEVAQKLSSVRSLVSARDKGEKLLTLCSACHNVIKRVNNDIKTKGNVKKKANLYLELEKEYSGETEVVHYLEMLKNDVTFEVLKEKVSNPLKGRKIGAYYGCLLLRPQKEMAFDNPENPSVMEDFISALGADAIKYPYRTECCGGYLSVNNKALAENMSDKIMRSAELAGIEEIITACPLCKYNLENKSSKVKVTYFTELLAESLGIISGEGK, from the coding sequence ATGAAATATAGTTACTACCCAGGGTGTACTTTAAAAACTAAGGCAAAAGACTTAGAAGAGCACGCTTTGGCTGCAGCAGAATCGCTAGGTATTTCTCTAGAAGAGATTGAGAATTGGCAGTGTTGTGGTGGAGTTTACCCTCAAAGTGATGGAGAAGTGGCACAAAAATTATCTTCTGTAAGAAGTTTAGTATCAGCAAGAGATAAGGGGGAAAAATTGTTGACTCTTTGTTCAGCTTGTCACAATGTTATTAAAAGAGTCAATAACGATATTAAAACAAAAGGTAATGTAAAGAAAAAAGCAAATTTATATTTAGAACTTGAAAAAGAGTATTCGGGTGAAACTGAAGTTGTTCATTATTTAGAAATGCTAAAAAATGATGTGACTTTTGAAGTTTTAAAAGAAAAAGTATCAAATCCATTAAAAGGAAGGAAAATAGGAGCTTATTATGGATGTTTGCTTCTTAGACCTCAAAAAGAGATGGCTTTTGATAATCCTGAGAATCCTAGTGTTATGGAAGACTTTATTTCTGCTCTTGGAGCGGATGCTATAAAATATCCATACAGAACAGAGTGTTGTGGTGGATATTTATCAGTAAACAATAAAGCTTTAGCAGAAAATATGAGTGATAAAATCATGAGATCAGCTGAATTAGCAGGAATTGAAGAGATAATTACAGCGTGTCCTCTATGTAAATATAATTTAGAAAATAAGAGTTCAAAAGTAAAAGTAACTTATTTTACAGAATTATTAGCGGAGTCTCTTGGAATTATAAGTGGGGAGGGGAAATAG
- a CDS encoding 4Fe-4S dicluster domain-containing protein, whose product MINIKINPKKNSRVQKILDLSKERIDDCMQCGKCSAGCPANAGMDVLPHQVIRFLQIGDVDSIKNSKSIWNCAACFTCESRCPRNVSVSKLMEAVRQTIVRKQGGDMLNPNFVSKLMEDKKMPQQAVVSGFRKYSK is encoded by the coding sequence GTGATAAATATAAAAATAAATCCTAAAAAAAACTCACGTGTACAAAAGATACTAGATTTAAGTAAAGAAAGAATAGATGACTGTATGCAGTGTGGAAAATGTTCTGCAGGATGTCCAGCGAATGCAGGAATGGATGTATTACCTCATCAAGTAATAAGATTTTTACAAATTGGAGATGTAGATAGTATTAAAAATTCAAAATCTATTTGGAACTGTGCAGCTTGTTTTACATGTGAATCTCGTTGTCCTAGAAACGTAAGTGTTTCAAAATTGATGGAAGCGGTAAGACAAACAATTGTCAGAAAACAAGGTGGAGATATGTTAAATCCAAATTTCGTTTCAAAATTGATGGAAGACAAAAAAATGCCACAGCAAGCTGTAGTAAGTGGATTCCGTAAATACAGTAAGTAA
- a CDS encoding CoB--CoM heterodisulfide reductase iron-sulfur subunit A family protein: MRRIGVFVCWCGSNIAGTVDVEKVREAVKDMPGVVHSVDYQYMCSEVGQNYLKDAIKEKNLDRIVVASCSPRMHEATFRKAAESAGLNPYLVEIANIREHCSWVHKDKEVGTEKAISLTKAAIAKATLNEELVSGTTQVEKRALVIGGGIAGIQTALDIADAGYLVDIVEQTPSIGGKMAQIDKTFPTLDCSACILTPKMVDAAAHPNITLYTYSEIESVNGFVGNFNVAIKKKPRYVDMDKCTGCGVCIEKCPSKKGKSEFEEGLATRTAIYTPFAQSVPKVPVIDKEQCLKFKTGKCGICSAVCGTKAVKFDQEEEIVNQTYGAIVLATGFDLIKLDNFGEFHNEHPDVITGLEFERLTNAAGPTKGKFVKPSNGERPKKVVFVQCVGSRDKSERGKSYCSKICCMYTAKHAMLIKDKYPDTEVYVFYIDVRTPGKNFDEFHRRAVEEYGVHYIKGMVGKVMPEGEKLMVQAIDSLSGTPLEIDADMVVLASATQAKPDAVALKRKLNISSDLNNFFTEAHPKLKPVETASAGIYLAGACQGPKDIPETVAQASAAAAKAIILLSKKELTNNACVSNVNKNICSGCKACSKMCPYDAISIKMMDIYEHGKVIRKEVAEVNEALCQGCGGCTVSCRPGAIDLRGFTNKQIMAEVDAICL; the protein is encoded by the coding sequence GTGCGTAGAATAGGGGTATTTGTTTGTTGGTGTGGAAGTAACATTGCCGGAACTGTGGATGTTGAAAAAGTTAGAGAAGCAGTAAAAGATATGCCAGGCGTTGTTCATTCGGTAGATTACCAATATATGTGCTCAGAGGTAGGGCAAAATTATTTAAAAGATGCAATAAAAGAGAAAAATTTAGATAGAATAGTTGTGGCATCATGTTCACCAAGAATGCATGAGGCTACATTTAGAAAAGCTGCTGAATCAGCAGGATTAAATCCATATTTAGTGGAAATAGCAAATATAAGAGAACATTGTTCATGGGTTCATAAAGATAAAGAGGTAGGAACAGAAAAAGCAATATCTTTAACAAAGGCAGCTATAGCTAAAGCGACTTTAAATGAAGAGCTGGTATCTGGGACAACTCAAGTAGAAAAAAGAGCTCTTGTAATTGGTGGTGGAATAGCAGGAATTCAAACTGCTTTGGATATAGCAGATGCGGGGTATTTAGTAGATATCGTTGAGCAAACACCAAGTATTGGAGGGAAAATGGCTCAAATAGATAAAACTTTCCCAACTCTAGATTGTTCTGCATGTATATTAACACCAAAAATGGTTGATGCGGCTGCCCATCCAAATATAACTCTTTACACTTATAGTGAAATTGAAAGTGTAAATGGATTTGTAGGAAACTTTAATGTTGCAATTAAAAAGAAACCTCGTTATGTGGATATGGATAAGTGTACAGGATGTGGAGTATGCATTGAAAAATGTCCGTCAAAAAAAGGGAAAAGTGAATTTGAAGAGGGGTTAGCTACTAGAACAGCAATCTATACACCGTTTGCTCAATCAGTACCTAAAGTTCCTGTAATAGACAAAGAGCAGTGCTTAAAGTTTAAAACAGGTAAGTGTGGAATATGTTCTGCTGTGTGTGGAACAAAAGCTGTAAAGTTTGACCAAGAAGAAGAAATTGTTAATCAAACTTATGGAGCAATTGTTTTAGCTACAGGTTTTGATTTGATAAAGTTAGATAACTTTGGTGAATTCCATAATGAGCACCCTGATGTTATAACAGGATTAGAGTTTGAAAGATTAACTAATGCGGCGGGGCCTACAAAAGGTAAATTTGTAAAACCTTCAAATGGAGAAAGACCTAAAAAAGTTGTTTTTGTTCAATGTGTAGGATCGAGAGATAAAAGTGAAAGAGGAAAATCATATTGTTCAAAAATTTGTTGTATGTATACAGCAAAACATGCGATGTTAATAAAAGATAAATATCCAGATACAGAGGTTTATGTATTTTATATAGATGTACGTACTCCAGGTAAAAACTTTGATGAGTTTCATAGAAGAGCGGTAGAAGAGTATGGAGTTCACTATATAAAAGGTATGGTTGGAAAGGTAATGCCAGAAGGAGAGAAGTTAATGGTTCAAGCTATAGATTCTCTATCAGGAACACCTTTAGAAATAGATGCAGATATGGTTGTTTTAGCATCTGCAACACAGGCAAAACCAGATGCTGTAGCATTAAAAAGAAAGCTTAACATAAGTAGTGACTTAAATAATTTCTTTACAGAAGCACATCCTAAATTAAAACCAGTAGAGACAGCATCCGCTGGAATATATTTAGCAGGAGCATGTCAAGGGCCAAAAGATATTCCTGAGACTGTAGCCCAAGCTAGTGCAGCGGCAGCAAAAGCTATAATATTGCTAAGCAAAAAAGAACTTACAAATAATGCATGTGTGTCAAATGTAAATAAAAATATCTGTAGCGGATGTAAAGCGTGTTCAAAGATGTGTCCATATGATGCTATTAGCATAAAGATGATGGATATATATGAGCATGGTAAAGTAATAAGAAAAGAGGTTGCTGAAGTAAACGAAGCACTTTGTCAAGGATGTGGAGGATGTACTGTATCTTGTCGTCCTGGAGCTATTGATTTAAGAGGATTTACTAACAAACAGATAATGGCGGAGGTAGACGCAATATGTCTTTAG
- a CDS encoding hydrogenase iron-sulfur subunit produces MSLEINKKEEFKPLIVAFCCNWCSYAGADLAGTSRLNYPANVKIIRVPCSCRVNPNFVLRAFQKGADGVVMAGCHPGDCHYSTGNYYTRRRFSIFTNLLEFMGIEKDRFKVDWISAAEANKFSTVMNDILDKVHKLGPNRKLRDTRWER; encoded by the coding sequence ATGTCTTTAGAAATAAATAAAAAAGAAGAATTTAAACCTTTAATAGTTGCATTTTGCTGTAACTGGTGTAGCTATGCAGGAGCGGATTTGGCTGGAACAAGTAGATTAAATTATCCAGCAAACGTAAAGATAATTCGTGTTCCTTGTTCATGTAGAGTAAATCCTAACTTTGTTTTACGTGCTTTCCAAAAAGGGGCAGACGGTGTTGTAATGGCAGGATGCCATCCAGGGGACTGTCATTATTCAACAGGGAACTATTATACAAGAAGACGTTTTTCTATATTCACAAACCTGCTTGAATTTATGGGAATTGAAAAAGATCGTTTCAAAGTGGATTGGATATCTGCAGCAGAGGCTAATAAATTCTCTACAGTAATGAATGATATTTTAGATAAAGTTCATAAATTAGGACCAAATAGGAAGTTGAGGGATACGAGATGGGAAAGATAG
- a CDS encoding 4Fe-4S dicluster domain-containing protein — translation MGKIEMILNAKEDFKLGKIQMILGWKKEDESIESIPAFIESVEELEELIYDEYCVNNLSKYLIEEAKNGKKVGIFLKKCDALGMEQMIKDNRILSENIVPYQVECSGMKDFQTGEIFKKCQKCLDESQDKYAEVKEIENMTHDERYDYWMGELSKCIRCNACRNICPACNCETCVFEKKDEDILGKANNESETGFYQIIRAYHVAGRCSDCGECERICPVGIPLGKINKKIIKDIEELYGKEDDDTLSSFNLEDDDTFTEKKGGK, via the coding sequence ATGGGAAAGATAGAGATGATATTAAATGCTAAAGAGGATTTTAAATTAGGAAAAATTCAGATGATTTTAGGGTGGAAAAAAGAGGATGAGTCTATAGAATCAATACCAGCTTTTATAGAGAGTGTTGAAGAGTTAGAAGAATTGATCTATGACGAGTACTGTGTAAATAACCTTTCAAAATATTTAATAGAAGAAGCTAAAAATGGGAAAAAAGTAGGGATTTTTCTAAAAAAATGTGATGCTTTAGGAATGGAACAAATGATAAAAGATAATAGAATTTTATCTGAAAATATAGTACCTTATCAAGTTGAGTGTTCAGGGATGAAAGATTTTCAAACAGGAGAAATCTTTAAGAAATGTCAAAAATGTTTAGATGAATCTCAAGATAAATATGCAGAAGTTAAAGAAATAGAAAATATGACTCATGATGAAAGATATGATTATTGGATGGGAGAGCTTTCTAAATGTATCAGATGTAATGCATGCAGAAATATATGTCCTGCTTGTAACTGTGAAACATGTGTTTTTGAGAAAAAAGATGAGGATATATTGGGAAAAGCTAATAATGAAAGTGAAACAGGATTCTATCAAATAATAAGAGCATATCATGTAGCGGGACGTTGTTCTGACTGTGGAGAGTGCGAAAGAATATGTCCTGTTGGAATCCCACTTGGAAAAATTAATAAAAAAATAATAAAAGATATAGAAGAGCTTTATGGAAAAGAGGATGACGATACATTATCAAGCTTTAATTTAGAAGATGACGACACATTTACAGAGAAAAAAGGAGGGAAGTAA
- a CDS encoding 4Fe-4S dicluster domain-containing protein, which yields MKKISKNNLLLAWQKIDEKFDLFLPKSENGNVKFKNFEESGEVDLTTLKTSIPLKNFVFPQTETFLKFKTKDKKIKFDITSVSEDEYVIFGSRPCDIKSLEILDNIFLREPVDTYYKAHRDRAIIISLACKNPESSCFCGAFEIEPTSVNKATDISLIEAGDFYYWNTISEKGQKITELLKDVLEEVSSEDLVVLNIEKDRIKLELEKLPLNSLDLEKIDGDLQEIFDKEKVWKELSRRCLACGSCTYVCPTCHCYDVKDYAGNNAGERFRCWDSCMFSDFTLMAHGNPRTDQMQRVRQRFMHKLVYYPNNHEGTYSCVGCGRCIEKCPVHIDIVKVIKKLVVNK from the coding sequence ATGAAAAAAATATCTAAAAATAATCTTTTATTAGCGTGGCAAAAAATAGATGAAAAATTTGATTTATTCCTTCCAAAATCAGAAAATGGAAATGTAAAGTTTAAAAACTTTGAAGAAAGTGGAGAAGTTGATTTAACTACTCTTAAAACTAGTATACCTTTAAAAAACTTTGTGTTTCCTCAAACAGAAACTTTTTTAAAGTTTAAAACAAAAGATAAGAAGATAAAATTTGATATTACAAGTGTTTCGGAAGATGAATATGTAATATTTGGTTCAAGACCTTGTGATATAAAATCTTTGGAGATCTTAGACAACATCTTTTTAAGAGAGCCAGTGGATACATATTATAAAGCTCATAGGGATAGAGCTATTATAATATCTTTAGCTTGTAAAAATCCGGAGAGTAGCTGTTTTTGTGGAGCTTTTGAAATAGAGCCAACATCAGTAAATAAAGCTACAGATATCTCTTTAATTGAAGCTGGAGATTTCTATTATTGGAATACTATTAGTGAAAAAGGTCAAAAAATAACTGAGCTTTTAAAAGATGTTTTAGAAGAGGTCTCATCAGAAGATTTAGTAGTTTTAAATATTGAAAAAGATAGAATTAAATTGGAATTGGAGAAGTTGCCTTTAAATTCTTTAGATTTAGAAAAAATAGATGGTGATCTTCAAGAGATTTTTGATAAAGAGAAGGTGTGGAAAGAGCTTTCAAGAAGATGTTTAGCTTGTGGTTCTTGTACATATGTATGTCCAACTTGTCACTGTTATGATGTTAAAGATTATGCAGGGAATAATGCTGGAGAAAGATTCCGTTGCTGGGATTCATGTATGTTCTCAGATTTTACTTTGATGGCTCATGGGAATCCAAGAACTGATCAAATGCAAAGAGTTAGACAAAGATTTATGCATAAACTTGTTTACTATCCAAATAATCACGAGGGAACATATTCTTGTGTTGGATGTGGAAGATGTATAGAAAAATGCCCTGTTCATATAGATATAGTTAAAGTAATAAAAAAATTGGTGGTGAATAAATAA
- a CDS encoding FAD/NAD(P)-binding protein: MACTCHEKDPLVPKIAKLEFVRRDTPDVTTFRIVSPEGEAPFEFKPGQCAMISVPPLGEAIFSITSSPTEEGYIECSIKKCGAVTDYLHTLEAGDEIGIRGPYGNNFPIEELKNKDLLFIGGGIGLAPLRSVINYVMDRRDEFGKVDIVYGARTPEDLVHPNDIYNVWPAEKNTDVYLTVDREAKNWNGNVGFVPNYVKELGFDTNKVALVCGPPIMIKYVLQGLEEIGFKKEQVYTTLELKMKCGFGKCGRCNIGDKYVCKDGPVFRCDEITELPDEY, translated from the coding sequence ATGGCGTGTACTTGTCATGAAAAGGATCCTTTGGTTCCTAAGATAGCGAAATTAGAATTTGTAAGAAGAGATACTCCGGATGTAACAACATTTAGAATTGTATCACCAGAAGGAGAGGCTCCTTTTGAATTTAAGCCAGGTCAGTGTGCAATGATTTCTGTACCACCTTTAGGTGAGGCAATATTTTCAATAACATCTTCTCCAACTGAGGAAGGATATATAGAGTGTAGTATAAAAAAGTGTGGTGCTGTAACAGATTATCTTCACACTTTAGAAGCTGGAGATGAAATTGGAATAAGGGGGCCATACGGAAACAACTTTCCAATTGAAGAGTTGAAAAATAAAGATTTATTATTTATAGGAGGGGGGATAGGACTAGCACCTCTTAGATCGGTAATAAATTATGTTATGGATAGAAGAGATGAATTTGGAAAGGTAGATATAGTTTATGGAGCTAGAACACCTGAAGATTTAGTTCATCCAAACGATATATATAATGTTTGGCCGGCAGAAAAAAATACAGACGTTTATTTAACTGTTGATAGAGAAGCTAAAAATTGGAATGGAAATGTTGGATTTGTGCCTAACTATGTTAAGGAATTAGGGTTTGATACAAATAAGGTTGCATTAGTTTGTGGACCACCAATTATGATAAAATATGTTCTTCAAGGATTAGAAGAGATAGGATTTAAAAAAGAACAGGTTTATACAACTTTAGAATTAAAAATGAAATGTGGATTTGGAAAGTGTGGACGTTGTAATATCGGAGATAAATATGTTTGTAAAGATGGACCAGTATTTAGATGTGATGAAATAACTGAGCTTCCAGATGAATATTAA
- a CDS encoding 4Fe-4S dicluster domain-containing protein, which translates to MTDKKMVDVYILGKKYSVPNTLTIMESMEYAGYQLKRGCGCRSGFCGACATVYRVKGNKEMKVVLACQSKVEDNMYLTQIPFFPGDKGVYDLNNLEATADTIAKYYPEVYKCIGCNSCTKGCSQSLDVMQYIGYAQRGELEKCAHASFDCVSCGICATRCPAGITHYNVGLLARRLTGKYIAAQTAHLNERVEEIYEGVHDSALEELMGKTTDELKSLYNNRDITK; encoded by the coding sequence GTGACTGATAAAAAAATGGTTGATGTATATATACTAGGAAAAAAGTATTCTGTTCCGAATACTCTAACGATAATGGAATCGATGGAGTATGCAGGGTATCAATTAAAAAGAGGATGTGGATGTAGATCAGGTTTCTGTGGAGCATGTGCAACTGTTTATAGAGTAAAAGGAAATAAAGAGATGAAGGTTGTTCTTGCTTGTCAAAGTAAGGTAGAAGATAATATGTATTTAACTCAAATCCCTTTCTTCCCAGGGGATAAAGGAGTTTATGATTTAAATAATTTGGAAGCAACTGCAGATACAATAGCGAAATATTATCCTGAAGTTTATAAATGTATTGGATGTAACTCTTGTACAAAAGGATGTTCTCAAAGTCTAGATGTAATGCAATATATCGGGTATGCTCAAAGAGGAGAATTAGAAAAGTGTGCTCATGCATCTTTTGACTGCGTATCTTGTGGAATATGTGCAACGAGATGTCCAGCAGGAATAACGCACTACAATGTAGGACTTTTAGCTCGTAGACTTACAGGTAAGTATATAGCAGCTCAAACTGCTCATTTAAATGAGAGAGTAGAAGAGATCTATGAAGGGGTTCATGATAGTGCTCTAGAAGAGTTAATGGGTAAGACTACAGACGAATTAAAGTCATTATATAATAATAGAGACATCACAAAATAG
- a CDS encoding FAD-dependent oxidoreductase, whose product MYTPEMRELIKKVEETRSQRIAKGDFPRMTAEEKTEVLEENHPDYIESGFVELKVGPNKGEKVPNELGELLQGKSRIEELKIDLNKVDYEADVLIIGGGGSGAAAALEAHKAGSKVIIATKLRFGDANTMMAEGGIQAADKPDDSPALHYLDVMGGGHYSNVPELAAALVKDAPVAIKWLDDLGVMFDKEKDGTMVTTHGGGTSRRRMHAAADYSGAEIMRVLRDEVQNKEIEVLEFSPAVELIMDTEGKVAGAVLFNIETEEYHVARAKTVIIATGGAGRLHYQGFPTSNHYGATADGLVLGYRVGAKLAFADTIQYHPTGVAYPAQIFGALVTEKVRSLGATPLNIHGEQFVYHLETRDVEASAIIRECNIKGKGIPTPNGGQGVWLDTPLIEILNGPGTIEKRVPAMMRMYQKFGIDMRKEPILIYPTLHYQNGGLLIDENGATSIENLYVAGEAAGGIHGRNRLMGNSLLDIIVFGRRAGKSAGNLSKKVELKDLTLNHVEEFHSMLAEADLVTNSVSPMLLPNYTNKGK is encoded by the coding sequence ATGTATACACCAGAAATGAGAGAACTTATAAAAAAAGTTGAAGAAACTCGTTCTCAAAGAATCGCTAAAGGAGATTTTCCAAGAATGACTGCTGAAGAGAAAACAGAAGTTTTAGAAGAAAATCATCCTGATTACATAGAAAGTGGATTTGTTGAACTAAAAGTTGGTCCAAATAAAGGTGAAAAAGTACCTAATGAACTAGGTGAACTTTTACAAGGTAAAAGTAGAATTGAAGAATTGAAAATAGATTTAAACAAAGTGGATTATGAAGCAGATGTCTTAATTATTGGAGGTGGAGGATCAGGTGCAGCAGCAGCACTTGAAGCTCATAAAGCTGGTTCAAAAGTAATTATAGCCACAAAATTACGTTTTGGAGATGCAAATACAATGATGGCAGAAGGTGGAATTCAGGCAGCTGATAAACCGGATGATTCACCAGCTTTACACTATTTGGATGTTATGGGTGGAGGTCATTATTCAAATGTTCCTGAATTGGCAGCAGCTCTAGTAAAAGACGCACCAGTTGCAATAAAATGGTTAGATGACTTAGGTGTTATGTTTGACAAAGAAAAAGATGGAACTATGGTCACAACTCATGGTGGAGGAACTTCAAGAAGAAGAATGCATGCGGCAGCAGATTATTCTGGAGCTGAAATAATGCGTGTTTTAAGAGATGAAGTTCAAAATAAAGAGATTGAAGTTTTAGAATTTTCTCCAGCAGTAGAATTAATAATGGATACTGAAGGAAAAGTTGCAGGAGCAGTTCTTTTCAATATTGAAACAGAAGAGTATCATGTAGCTAGAGCTAAAACCGTTATAATTGCTACTGGTGGAGCAGGAAGACTTCATTATCAAGGGTTTCCAACTTCGAATCACTACGGGGCAACGGCTGACGGACTTGTGTTAGGATACAGAGTTGGAGCAAAATTAGCTTTTGCTGATACAATTCAATACCATCCTACAGGAGTAGCATATCCAGCTCAAATTTTTGGAGCTCTTGTGACAGAAAAAGTACGTAGCTTAGGGGCGACACCTTTAAATATTCATGGTGAGCAGTTTGTTTATCATTTAGAGACGAGAGATGTAGAAGCATCAGCAATAATAAGAGAGTGTAATATAAAAGGAAAAGGAATTCCAACTCCAAACGGAGGGCAAGGTGTTTGGTTAGATACTCCATTAATTGAGATACTAAATGGACCTGGAACTATTGAAAAAAGAGTTCCAGCAATGATGAGAATGTATCAAAAGTTTGGAATAGATATGAGAAAAGAACCAATACTAATCTATCCAACTCTTCATTATCAAAATGGTGGACTTTTAATAGATGAAAATGGTGCAACAAGTATAGAAAATCTTTATGTTGCAGGAGAAGCAGCAGGGGGAATCCATGGAAGAAATAGACTTATGGGTAACTCACTTCTAGATATTATTGTATTTGGAAGAAGAGCTGGAAAGTCAGCTGGAAATCTATCGAAAAAAGTGGAGTTAAAAGATTTAACTTTAAATCATGTAGAGGAATTTCATAGCATGTTGGCGGAGGCTGATTTAGTTACTAACTCGGTATCTCCTATGTTATTACCAAATTATACAAATAAAGGGAAGTAA
- a CDS encoding FUSC family protein encodes MRKEYDETLNKSLRISISVFLCVFLLKVIFGVNPFYAAIAAVSCLQGTIKDSFKVGTERIIGTIFGGGIGLIAIYFISTEASDFKGSLIIGLSMMVIIFGSTYLLKKPASNTIACIVFLGIATNMEGRDPYYWALKRIITTIIGVIIALICNWIISGEYKKSKFFKKKHLTGNEDM; translated from the coding sequence ATGAGGAAAGAATACGATGAAACCTTAAATAAGAGTCTTAGAATATCTATTTCAGTTTTCTTATGTGTTTTTTTACTCAAAGTTATATTTGGTGTCAATCCTTTCTACGCTGCTATAGCAGCTGTATCTTGTTTGCAAGGTACTATAAAGGATTCTTTCAAAGTGGGGACTGAAAGAATAATAGGAACAATTTTTGGTGGGGGAATAGGTTTAATAGCCATATATTTTATATCGACAGAAGCAAGTGATTTTAAAGGGAGTTTGATCATAGGACTGTCTATGATGGTTATAATCTTTGGATCTACATATCTGTTAAAAAAACCAGCTTCAAATACAATAGCATGTATAGTCTTTTTAGGAATTGCTACAAATATGGAGGGAAGAGATCCTTATTATTGGGCTTTAAAAAGGATAATTACAACTATTATCGGAGTGATTATAGCACTCATTTGTAACTGGATTATAAGTGGCGAGTATAAAAAAAGTAAATTTTTTAAGAAAAAACATTTGACAGGAAATGAGGATATGTAG
- a CDS encoding succinylglutamate desuccinylase/aspartoacylase family protein, producing MKISKTLLTGLLALSTITLAKMEYTGDKYLGKDIITNLDVSDLDSGKVYEFYFQGVENSLGRPWYVPVTVIKGEKGGKRFLVNSGVHGNELNPILTSYKVKENLNPKNVNGTVTIVHGMNVSGLLNNTRGYKFGANSESTSDLNRQMDAGKTTAADQKYSTLIWQNLLSKNADKVIDLHTSGKGSEFPLFVYADFRNPDIQKMAELTGADVVKLDSGEKGSVETSFVDVGIPSITFELGSSETQQAEIVARAVDGVLNNMIYFENLTGKDIKPYEDTFYGNSWSRIRAEKGGYVENKVKIMDKVKKGDLMFVQYDSFGKIVKEYKSPNSGIVVSIKDYPYSEPGDSLGRVIEYDAKDKEQFIKK from the coding sequence ATGAAAATATCTAAAACTTTATTAACAGGACTTTTAGCACTTTCAACAATAACTTTAGCAAAGATGGAGTATACTGGGGACAAATATCTAGGAAAAGATATTATAACAAACCTAGATGTTTCTGATTTAGATTCGGGAAAAGTATATGAGTTTTATTTTCAAGGTGTTGAAAATAGTTTAGGAAGACCTTGGTATGTGCCAGTAACGGTAATCAAAGGAGAGAAGGGTGGAAAGAGATTTCTTGTTAATTCTGGTGTTCATGGAAATGAGTTAAATCCTATACTTACTTCGTATAAGGTAAAGGAAAATTTAAACCCTAAAAATGTCAATGGAACGGTTACAATAGTCCATGGAATGAATGTTTCTGGACTTTTAAACAATACTAGAGGGTATAAGTTTGGAGCAAATTCAGAATCTACATCAGATTTGAATAGACAGATGGATGCAGGAAAAACAACTGCAGCAGATCAAAAATATTCAACACTAATTTGGCAGAATTTATTATCTAAAAATGCAGATAAGGTAATAGATTTACATACTAGTGGAAAGGGAAGTGAATTTCCATTATTTGTATATGCAGATTTTAGAAATCCAGATATTCAAAAGATGGCAGAGTTGACTGGTGCTGATGTTGTCAAGTTAGATAGTGGAGAAAAAGGTTCTGTAGAAACATCTTTTGTTGATGTTGGAATCCCAAGTATAACATTTGAGTTGGGCTCTTCTGAAACACAACAAGCAGAAATTGTAGCTAGAGCTGTAGATGGGGTTTTAAATAATATGATATATTTTGAAAATTTAACTGGAAAAGATATTAAGCCATATGAAGATACTTTTTATGGGAATAGTTGGAGTCGTATTCGTGCTGAAAAGGGTGGTTATGTAGAGAATAAAGTAAAAATAATGGATAAAGTAAAAAAAGGCGACCTTATGTTTGTTCAATATGATTCTTTTGGAAAGATTGTTAAGGAATATAAGTCTCCAAATAGTGGGATTGTTGTAAGTATTAAAGATTATCCATATAGTGAACCAGGGGATTCTCTAGGAAGAGTTATAGAGTATGATGCAAAAGATAAAGAACAATTTATAAAAAAATAA